The following are encoded in a window of Megalops cyprinoides isolate fMegCyp1 chromosome 16, fMegCyp1.pri, whole genome shotgun sequence genomic DNA:
- the tnfsf12 gene encoding tumor necrosis factor ligand superfamily member 12, translating to MQRLLQRRQLRKLRFALAAVAVVALSLALCSALFTAWTWGQTRDMSRSFRALQDNLEQLNTQREAILQLLLTKRDLLKSQRVKRDGETGRGRMRNGKKVASHFEIKTIQKVEADGIIKGWTEEQLNVSKAVQYNYNKGTFKVEKSGVYFLYCQVHFNENKSTYVKLVVSVNQAQKLQCMEGYGTTPASGSHLFHFLKPCQVSGLLHLEKGAEIMATTGNSYTLHHAGKHYFGLFKVN from the exons ATGCAACGACTTCTGCAGAGGAGACAACTACGCAAACTTCGGTTCGCGTTGGCAGCCGTGGCTGTTGTTGCTCTGTCGCTTGCTCTGTGCAGCGCCCTTTTTACGGCGTGGACATGGGGACAGACGCGGGACATGTCTCGGTCATTTAGAGCTCTGCAAGATAATCTGGAACAg tTAAATACCCAGCGCGAGGCcattctccagctcctgctgacGAAGAGGGACTTGCTGAAGAGCCAGAGGGTGAAGAGAGATG GTGAAACGGGGAGAGGAAGGatgagaaatgggaaaaaagtaGCATCTCATTTTGAGA TCAAGACCATTCAAAAAG tggaaGCAGATGGCATCATCAAAGGCTGGACAGAGGAGCAGCTCAATGTGAGCAAGGCAGTGCAGTACAACTACAACAAAGGCACCTTCAAGGTGGAGAAGAGTGGAGTCTACTTCCTGTACTGCCAG GTGCACTTCAATGAGAACAAGAGCACCTACGTGAAGCTGGTGGTGTCGGTCAACCAGGCCCAGAAGCTACAGTGCATGGAGGGATATGGAACCACGCCTGCGTCTGGCTCGCACCTGTTCCACTTCCTCAAGCCCTGCCAGGTGTCGGGCCTGCTGCACCTGGAAAAGGGGGCGGAGATCATGGCCACCACAGGCAATTCATACACCCTGCATCACGCTGGCAAGCACTACTTCGGCCTCTTCAAGGTAAACTGA
- the si:dkey-19b23.8 gene encoding uncharacterized protein si:dkey-19b23.8, which translates to MSLSSFHLMQTLKNSPAVLRRHFRRDRTESLSHGDPLFKVHYLGTAKIFSLDREQAEDAISRMLDGAPGKLSKDHALVVRPRYVEVKEISTGRQLTKTYLQDIAYCAADTARPNVFLYICKQHGQQLQCRVFWCSRAERAKDMTACLALSFQRALSDWQDRCAPGPAPGDVLPRVEEAPAPANPPSRSSTLPASFGKVRWRKRSSVSHSPLRTITRRGSASDSGPWH; encoded by the exons ATGTCTCTGAGCAGCTTCCACCTGATGCAGACGCTGAAAAACTCGCCGGCCGTGCTGCGGCGCCACTTCCGCCGCGACCGCACCGAGAGCCTGTCGCACGGCGACCCGCTCTTCAAGGTGCACTACCTGGGCACGGCCAAGATCTTCTCGCTGGACCGCGAACAGGCGGAGGACGCCATCAGCCGCATGCTGGACGGCGCGCCCGGCAAGCTGAGCAAGGACCACGCCCTGGTGGTGCGGCCGCGCTATGTGGAGGTGAAGGAGATCAGCACTGGCCGGCAGCTGACCAAGACCTACCTCCAGGACATCGCGTACTGCGCGGCCGACACGGCGCGCCCCAACGTCTTCCTCTACATCTGCAAGCAGCAcggccagcagctgcagtgccGGGTGTTCTGGTGCAGCCGGGCTGAGCGCGCCAAGGACATGACCGCCTGCCTGGCGCTCTCCTTCCAGCGGGCGCTCAGTGACTGGCAGGACCGCTGCGCCCCCGGCCCTGCCCCGGGGGATGTGCTGCCCAGGGTGGAGGAGGCGCCGGCCCCCGCCAATCCACCATCGAGGAGCTCCACACTGCCGGCTAGCTTTGGAAAAG TTCGCTGGCGGAAGAGGAGCTCGGTGTCCCACAGTCCCCTGAGAACCATCACGAGGCGGGGCTCTGCTTCTGACAGCGGACCCTGGCACTGA
- the si:dkey-19b23.15 gene encoding diamine acetyltransferase 2 → MDFTIRAATLEDCKDISRMIMELATHEKVPDQVKITQRDLEQDGFSKNPFFQCIIAEVPEQYRTKEGHAKVGYALYFYTYSSWKGRSVYMEDLYVMPEFRGKGIGKALMSKVAQLGLAAGCNQLNFAVLDWNKPSVDFYQSLGCWDVTSDLGYHCMRCEGAALESLAEGNPKK, encoded by the exons ATGGATTTCACGATCCGCGCTGCCACGCTTGAAGACTGCAAAGACATTTCTCGAATGATAATG GAGTTGGCAACGCATGAAAAAGTACCAGACCAAGTGAAAATTACACAGAGAG ACCTTGAACAGGATGGGTTCTCCAAAAACCCATTCTTTCAGTGCATCATCGCAGAGGTACCAGAGCAGTACAGGACCAAAGAAG gtcATGCCAAGGTGGGGTATGCTCTTTACTTCTATACCTACAGCTCATGGAAAGGGAGGTCAGTCTATATGGAGGACCTGTATGTGATGCCGGAGTTCAGAG GGAAAGGGATTGGGAAGGCGCTCATGAGCAAAGTTGCCCAG CTGGGGTTAGCAGCCGGCTGCAACCAGCTGAACTTCGCTGTCCTGGACTGGAATAAGCCGTCAGTGGACTTTTACCAGAGCCTGGGTTGCTGGGACGTCACGTCTGACCTGGGATATCATTGTATGCGCTGTGAAGGGGCAGCACTGGAGAGCCTAGCGGAGGGGAATCCCAAAAAATGA